AGTAAATTGGTTTTCATTAATTCGTCTTTTTTGAAATTATACAGAGCCAAAGTTTTTTTTCCATCAAAAGCCAAATAATAATCGCCCTGAATACAATGATAGATGTTATCTAAATAATAAACTACAAAATCTTTATCAGACTGAAAACTTTTGCCAAAAGTTATGAATTTTGTTTTAATATTTAATAAATCTATTAAAGATGGCATAATGTCAATTTGTTGGAAGTTTTTATAACTTGTGCCTTTAAAATCAGGATTAGAGGGATTATAGATTAAAATAGGAATCCTGAATTTCCCCACATTTGTTTTGAATTTTTCTTCCGTTGGTTCTGATGATGTATGGTCGGCAGTAATAACAAAAATTGTGTTATCAAACCATTTTTGCTTTTTGGCTGTTGTGAAAAATTGTTTTAATGCAAAATCAGAATAGGCGATACTTTCCTGTATTTTTGTGGTTCCTTTAGGAAATTTACCTTTGTATTTTTCCGGAATTATATAGGGATTATGTGATGAAATACTAAAGATAGACGTGAAAAAAGGCTGTTTAAAAGTTGACATTTTTTTACAATAGAATTGGAAAAATTCTTCATCAAAAATCCCCCATCTTCCGTCAAATGCTTCTGGTCCAATGTATTCATTTTTTCCATAATAAGCATCAAAGCCAGCTATTTTACAATATTGGTCAAAATTTTGGCTACCGTTAAAAGCACCGTGAAAGAAAGCAGTATTATAACCGTTAGCTTTTAGTATTTTGGGTAATCCGTAGATTTCGTTAATAGAATAACTAGAAGTAATTAACGATGTGCTCATCAAACTAGGAATACTTGATAGTGTTGAAGGAACGGCATCAATGGAAAGCTTTCCGTTAGCGAAGCCATTTTCAAAAAACAATGATTTTGTAATCAATGAATCTAAAAAAGGCGTTTGTCCACGTTGTATATTTTCCCTTCCAAAACTTTCTAAAATGATTATAACTACATTTTGTTTAGTTTGCTTTTCTTTTGGATTATTAACGACTACAGGATT
The Flavobacterium flavigenum genome window above contains:
- a CDS encoding LTA synthase family protein produces the protein MKNHLQSALLFFKRFLLLLLIYQFCRLLFLFFNINAFNGLNLKIFLGGLHFDLSAIAYINLLFVVLHLIPGNFKYKANYQKGLKIAFFAVNLVFILTNFVDFEYYKFTGRRSSFGMITARGMENEIGGLILSFLSEFWYLPLIALLLAFSFWKTIPNIKLKFPEEKTTKAILAKQTGLFIFILGFVFLLGRGGFQKKPLKVVDAVSYGSISHSALVLNTPFCILKTIGKKETLESPKYFKEAELNSIFNPVVVNNPKEKQTKQNVVIIILESFGRENIQRGQTPFLDSLITKSLFFENGFANGKLSIDAVPSTLSSIPSLMSTSLITSSYSINEIYGLPKILKANGYNTAFFHGAFNGSQNFDQYCKIAGFDAYYGKNEYIGPEAFDGRWGIFDEEFFQFYCKKMSTFKQPFFTSIFSISSHNPYIIPEKYKGKFPKGTTKIQESIAYSDFALKQFFTTAKKQKWFDNTIFVITADHTSSEPTEEKFKTNVGKFRIPILIYNPSNPDFKGTSYKNFQQIDIMPSLIDLLNIKTKFITFGKSFQSDKDFVVYYLDNIYHCIQGDYYLAFDGKKTLALYNFKKDELMKTNLLLTEKNKAAKMERFIKAYIQSFNERIINNKLTVH